From the Euphorbia lathyris chromosome 6, ddEupLath1.1, whole genome shotgun sequence genome, one window contains:
- the LOC136232064 gene encoding mitochondrial import inner membrane translocase subunit Tim9, whose product MDKSMLQGLDNLPQEDQLRMAAVIEQLQVRDSMRMYNSVVERCFTDCVDSFTRKSLAKQEETCVMRCAEKFLKHSLRVGMRFAELNNMAATPDQSS is encoded by the exons ATGGACAAGAGTATGCTACAGGGACTTGATAATCTTCCTCAAGAAGATCAGCTCAGAATGGCCGCCGTCATCGAACAGCTTCAAGTGCGTGACAG TATGAGGATGTATAATTCAGTTGTGGAGAGATGTTTCACCGATTGCGTGGATAGCTTTACTAGAAAATCGCTCGCAAAGCAGGAAGAGACTTGTGTgatgagatgtgctgagaagttcTTGAAGCACTCGCTTAGAGTTGGCATGAGATTTGCAGAGCTTAACAATATGGCCGCAACACCAGACCAAAGCAGCTAA
- the LOC136232558 gene encoding CAX-interacting protein 4 — MPATAGRVRMPANNRVHSSAALQTHGIWQSAIGYDPYAPNKEDSKTSSLPKSANAEPDGENPYTSFQGLMTLARISSFNPDESRGACKRCGRVGHLPFQCRNFLSIKDAKEKDQDLLQVSVLSGLEKIKGNGKFNAAGLEESEEEEESETSDSEVDSDIERIIAERSGKKNSSKQRSLRKKDVSDEDASDSDSGGRKRGRSKKRRTKKRDSSDSESEDEAKRKRKREKRRKRDESSSEEEEEPRRHKRKSRKEKRRRRSHRYSDDSDTDASEHSGRRNRRKSRKAASVSDSGVSDSDDSRIGRGAKRTQKRGKKRHHEEYE, encoded by the coding sequence ATGCCGGCTACAGCAGGAAGGGTTCGCATGCCTGCGAACAATAGGGTGCACAGTAGTGCTGCTCTTCAGACTCATGGCATATGGCAGAGTGCCATTGGATATGATCCATATGCACCCAACAAGGAGGATTCTAAGACCTCTTCCCTGCCCAAGTCTGCAAATGCTGAACCTGATGGTGAAAATCCATACACCAGTTTCCAAGGCCTCATGACTCTTGCTCGAATTTCGAGTTTCAATCCTGATGAGTCTCGTGGTGCTTGCAAGAGATGTGGCCGTGTTGGCCACCTTCCATTTCAGTGTAGAAACTTTTTGAGTATCAAGGATGCTAAGGAGAAAGACCAAGACCTGCTGCAGGTATCAGTTTTGTCTGGGTTGGAAAAGATTAAGGGAAATGGGAAATTTAATGCTGCCGGCTTGGAGGAGAGTGAGGAAGAGGAGGAAAGTGAAACTTCTGATTCTGAGGTGGATTCAGATATTGAGAGGATTATTGCTGAAAGGTCTGGTAAGAAGAACTCTAGTAAGCAAAGATCATTGAGGAAGAAGGATGTTTCTGATGAAGATGCATCAGATTCTGATTCTGGAGGGCGGAAAAGAGGAAGGTCAAAGAAAAGGAGGACTAAGAAGAGGGATAGTAGTGATTCAGAGAGCGAGGATGAGGCtaaaaggaagaggaaaagggagaagaggaggaagagagatgaGTCTTcttcagaagaggaagaggagcCCCGACGCCATAAGAGGAAAAGTAGGAAAGAGAAGAGAAGGAGGAGAAGTCATCGATATTCTGATGACTCTGATACAGATGCATCAGAGCACTCTGGGAGAAGGAATAGGCGCAAGAGCCGGAAGGCAGCATCAGTATCTGATTCTGGTGTGAGTGACTCTGATGATTCACGAATTGGGAGGGGTGCAAAGCGGACTCAGAAGAGAGGCAAGAAGCGCCATCATGAAGAGTATGAGTAG